The following proteins are co-located in the Brevibacillus laterosporus DSM 25 genome:
- the nrdJ gene encoding ribonucleoside-triphosphate reductase, adenosylcobalamin-dependent: MALLVTTRPAETKIINGKWVLGEDFLSKYRGKQPRWGFDGLGWVVYVRTYARTKEDGTLESMHETAERVTLGNFNLIMTEGNFVGQIDPTVTKEEVERFYHLFFNLALTPPGRGWWMSGTAYALTCGDALNNCWYTDVVPQARHIGGKVLHSTPFVFTFDQAMKGGGVGAGIYKENIDQFAVTSNEVKLTFVVNKGNAVIPELKQVGVKFITKEQYTSRMKKKGKNHKKNIRYFTVPDSREGWDESLAKTIDLHFENPSKYASKPIRLYVDLSLIRPRGAKIARFGGTASGSMPLAKGLTQINSIFNRSAQENRRITTVEAGDCIQIIGTVVVAGNVRRTALILIGDEDDVAFIESKDYSKMGLEPSQWRWASNNSIIITCSTPRERLKDAAGSIYFNGEPGIVNIELSRNYGRIIDGLQALIDGRARGTNPCGEVTLEDKEPCNLFEINLVRCRELGVSWEEAAYLATRYAYRVTFMPYEWDRSREVVYENRRTGVAVTGVSDYELLYCDGDYDLLAKDLEELYGHVVMTNKYHAKALGTKESIKKTTVKPSGSQSKVMGVSAGQHDHWGEYFIQRMRIAADAPIMDLIFQSGYPVEYAINGRHNDGTPVYDMNTCVVEFPVKAPTAGHPKFRSSAEVPLMEQAERQALLQTYWADNAVSATLTFKKAEKLPNGTWKNGIRDEDVVDEITEVLTKYQNVFKSTSLLPHQIGTYDQMPWETIDKVEYDRRVAELKGRPWDFMQGGLRAVEDELEQDCVGGACPIR; the protein is encoded by the coding sequence ATGGCGTTACTTGTAACTACACGACCTGCGGAAACAAAAATCATTAATGGCAAATGGGTTCTCGGTGAGGACTTTCTAAGCAAGTATCGCGGAAAACAACCTAGATGGGGCTTTGACGGTCTCGGTTGGGTAGTATATGTACGTACTTATGCACGGACAAAAGAGGATGGAACCCTTGAATCCATGCATGAAACGGCTGAACGTGTTACCTTGGGTAACTTCAACCTGATCATGACTGAAGGTAACTTCGTTGGACAAATAGACCCTACGGTAACGAAGGAGGAAGTAGAACGCTTCTATCACCTGTTCTTCAACCTTGCTCTCACACCGCCTGGACGAGGTTGGTGGATGAGTGGTACCGCATATGCCCTTACTTGCGGGGATGCCTTGAACAATTGTTGGTATACCGATGTGGTGCCCCAGGCTCGTCACATCGGCGGCAAAGTGCTTCACTCCACCCCGTTCGTGTTCACTTTCGATCAGGCTATGAAAGGCGGCGGTGTGGGCGCGGGCATCTACAAGGAGAACATCGACCAATTCGCTGTTACTTCCAACGAGGTTAAGCTCACGTTTGTAGTGAACAAGGGCAACGCAGTCATTCCTGAGCTAAAGCAGGTCGGAGTCAAGTTCATAACGAAAGAACAGTACACTTCCCGAATGAAGAAGAAAGGCAAGAACCACAAAAAGAACATCCGTTACTTCACTGTGCCTGATAGCCGAGAGGGTTGGGATGAAAGCTTAGCTAAGACCATCGACCTTCACTTCGAGAATCCTTCTAAGTATGCTTCCAAGCCAATTCGTCTATACGTAGACCTGTCTCTCATCCGTCCTCGTGGAGCGAAGATCGCTCGTTTCGGCGGCACAGCTAGTGGCTCAATGCCTTTAGCTAAGGGTCTCACGCAGATCAACAGCATCTTCAATCGTTCTGCTCAGGAGAATCGCCGCATTACTACCGTAGAAGCAGGTGACTGTATCCAAATCATCGGTACCGTGGTTGTAGCGGGCAATGTCAGACGAACGGCATTAATCCTTATTGGTGACGAGGACGATGTAGCGTTCATTGAGTCCAAGGATTACTCTAAGATGGGTCTTGAGCCTTCGCAGTGGAGATGGGCTTCCAACAATTCCATCATTATCACTTGTTCGACTCCTCGTGAACGTTTGAAGGATGCCGCAGGTTCGATCTACTTCAATGGTGAACCAGGAATTGTAAACATCGAACTTAGCCGTAATTATGGTCGCATCATTGACGGATTACAGGCACTTATTGATGGTCGTGCCCGTGGGACTAACCCTTGCGGTGAGGTTACGTTGGAGGACAAGGAGCCGTGTAATCTATTCGAGATCAATCTCGTGCGTTGCCGTGAGCTTGGGGTATCGTGGGAAGAAGCGGCATATCTAGCAACTCGTTACGCATATCGTGTGACCTTCATGCCTTATGAGTGGGACAGGTCGCGTGAAGTAGTGTATGAGAACCGCCGCACGGGGGTGGCAGTGACAGGGGTCTCTGACTATGAACTCTTGTACTGTGATGGAGACTATGACCTTCTTGCGAAAGATTTAGAGGAGCTATATGGTCATGTAGTGATGACTAACAAATACCACGCTAAGGCTCTAGGAACAAAGGAATCCATAAAGAAAACGACTGTTAAGCCTTCAGGTTCACAGTCCAAAGTAATGGGTGTGTCAGCGGGACAACACGATCACTGGGGTGAGTACTTCATCCAACGTATGCGTATCGCGGCAGATGCCCCTATTATGGACTTGATCTTCCAGTCGGGCTACCCTGTTGAATATGCTATCAACGGTCGTCATAACGATGGTACGCCAGTATATGATATGAACACTTGCGTGGTCGAGTTTCCTGTTAAGGCACCAACAGCAGGTCACCCTAAATTCCGTTCCTCCGCAGAAGTTCCTTTAATGGAGCAAGCTGAACGTCAGGCACTTCTACAAACGTACTGGGCTGACAATGCAGTATCGGCAACCCTAACGTTCAAGAAGGCTGAGAAACTTCCAAATGGTACTTGGAAGAACGGAATTCGTGATGAGGATGTAGTGGACGAGATTACTGAGGTGCTGACTAAGTACCAAAACGTGTTTAAATCCACTTCACTACTGCCACACCAAATTGGAACCTACGATCAAATGCCTTGGGAAACAATTGACAAGGTAGAGTATGATCGCCGTGTAGCTGAGTTGAAGGGGCGTCCTTGGGATTTTATGCAAGGCGGCTTGAGAGCTGTAGAAGATGAGCTTGAGCAAGATTGCGTAGGCGGGGCTTGCCCGATTCGTTAA
- a CDS encoding dUTP diphosphatase, producing the protein MGCENCGKKGKVQEVHGFIPYKRMDTSRPGFNKENPRNAGYDMFARLDKPVSLEPGDVAVIPLNVATEIPAEAVGLLFQRSSTYRKWEVKLTNGVGVMDSLFCGDDDEWAAEFKNESNTRIIIYDGDKVCQAVFLPLYMKELYEVAGLSNENRGGFGTSFDNAKELSR; encoded by the coding sequence ATGGGGTGTGAAAATTGTGGTAAGAAAGGCAAGGTGCAAGAGGTTCATGGGTTCATTCCTTACAAACGTATGGATACTAGCCGCCCAGGTTTCAACAAAGAGAATCCACGCAATGCAGGGTACGACATGTTTGCGAGACTTGATAAACCTGTAAGTCTCGAACCTGGGGATGTGGCAGTTATTCCATTGAACGTAGCTACTGAGATTCCTGCGGAAGCGGTGGGGTTGTTGTTCCAACGTTCCTCTACGTACCGCAAATGGGAAGTGAAGCTAACCAACGGTGTCGGTGTAATGGACTCCCTGTTCTGCGGGGATGACGATGAGTGGGCGGCTGAGTTCAAGAACGAAAGCAACACACGTATCATCATTTATGACGGAGATAAGGTCTGCCAAGCCGTGTTTCTTCCATTATATATGAAGGAACTGTACGAAGTGGCAGGGTTGAGTAACGAAAATCGCGGCGGGTTCGGTACTTCATTCGATAATGCAAAGGAGCTAAGCAGATGA